Sequence from the Ignavibacteriales bacterium genome:
TAATTATACTCCAAAAGACACTTATAAAAATCTTCTTCAATATTCAGTATTTTCTTTTTGGTCTTTTGAGAAAATTGATTTATGAAAATTTTAGCAAGTTGGGGTATATCTTCTTTTCTCTCTTTTAATGATGGGATTTCAATTTTGAATGTGCTGATCCGATAGAAAAGATCCAACCGGAATTTTTCATTTTTGATATCATCTTCCAAATGCCGGTTTGTTGCTGCAATTATTCTAACATCAACAGTAGTTGGTTTGGTATCCCCGGTTTTAATAAATGAATTAGTTTCAGTAACCCGAAGCAATTTCGATTGAAGAGCATAATCCATTTCCCCAATTTCATCAAGAAACAAAGTTCCGTTATCAGCTTCTTCAAATAAACCTTTCTTGTTTTTAAGCGCCCCGGTAAAGGCTCCGGCTTTATATCCAAACATCTCCGATTCCAATAAATCCTTTGCAATTGCACTACAATTTACTGCAACAAAATGGTTACCACTGCGTAGGCTTGAATTATGAATTGCCTGGGCAAAAATTTCTTTACCTGTTCCAGTTTCACCAATTAATAAAACAGGTGTATCTGTAGCTGCAACTTTCCTGGCAAGAGTTTTTGCCTCGTTAATTAGGAAGGATTCACCTTGTATGTTATCAAAATTATATCTTTCAATTATACGGCTTTCAAGCTTTTCAAGTTTACTCTTAAGAGTAACTTTTTCCATTGCTCTTTCTGCTAATAAAATAATTTTATTGTCTTCATCTCCTTTTGTAATATAATCAAAGGCACCCATCTTTATTGCAGTTACTCCATCCTGGATTGTTCCATAAGCTGTTAGCATAATTATTTCAATTAAAGGATTCAACTCCTTTATCTTTGAAATCAAATCAATACCGTATGCATCCGGTAAGCGCACATCACTTATTACAACCTGAATTTCCTCACTCTTTAAAATTTCAATTCCCTTTTGAGCGTTATCTGCCTGCCATACTTTGAAATCATCCAGCGATAATAATTGTGATAGTACACCACGAATGCTTTCCTCATCATCAATTACCAGAATATTTCCTTTACTCATAAATAACCTGTGTTGGTGGAATAAAGTTATATCAAAAATAAATTTTATACAAACAGGAATTTTAGTTATCTACAGATTGTGTAAAATTCTGTTCGTATAGAAGATATAACTATTACATCGCAACTATTTTGATCATTACATCTTCACTTAGAAAAAATCAGTGCAATTGATAACCAAGATTTTGATTTTAATAAAACCAACTTTCAACAATAAATTTACCAGCCAAGATTATTATTTATTCTTTTCAAACCAACCATAAACAGATGGAATTACCAATAGTGTTAAAATAGTAGACGTTATTAAACCACCAACTACAACAGTAGCAAGTGGTTTTTGAATTTCGGAACCAGTTCCGGTAGCAAACAGCATTGGAATTAAACTAAAGATTGATATTGCTGCAGTCATCAATACCGGTCTCAATCTATTTATGCTCCCTTGCATTATTGCATCTGTTAATACTATTCCATTAAATCTTAATTGAGATATTTGAGAAACTAATACAACTCCATTTAAAACTGCAACGCCAAACAAAACTATAAATCCAACAGATGCCGGAACAGATAAATATAATCCGGAGATGTAGAGTGAGAATATTCCACCTATTAATGCAAACGGTAGGTTAGAAATTACCAGCAGCGCCAGGCGGACTGATCTGAAGGTAACGAATAAAAGTAGTAGAATTAATCCAATAGCAATTGGTCCGATGATCATCAGTTTATTCATTGCTCTTTGCTGATTTTCAAATTGTCCTCCCCACGTTAAATAATAACCCGCCGGAAATTTAACATTCTCTTTTATTTTTTGTTTTGCTTCAGCTACAAAACTACCAATATCTCTTCCTGAAATATTCATCTCAATGCCGATCCTTCTAATACCATCTTGCCGGCTAATCTGAACAGGTCCTTCAATCATTGTTACATCAGCCAATTGTGCAATCGGAATATGCATCCCTGTTTTTGTAGGGACTAATATATTTTCAATCGCTTCAATGGAATTTCTTTTTTCTTCCGGCAGACGAACAGTGATATCAAAACTCCGGTTCTCTTCATAAAACTTAGTAGCGGACTTCCCGGCAATTGCAATTTCAATTACGTTTTGAACATCGCTTATATTTATTCCGTATCTCGCTATTTTTGAACGGTCAATATTGATTGTTAAATATGGCTGACCAGAAACCTTTTCGGTCATTAAATCTGTTCCACCTTCAATAGAAGAAAGCACCTTTGCGATTTCATCCGATTTGCTCTGTAGCAAGTCTAAATCTTCGCCAAAGAGTTTAAGAATCAATTGTGCTTTTGTTCCGGCAACAAGTTCATCAATTCTGCATTGTATCGGCTGGCTGAATCCAAA
This genomic interval carries:
- a CDS encoding sigma-54 dependent transcriptional regulator produces the protein MSKGNILVIDDEESIRGVLSQLLSLDDFKVWQADNAQKGIEILKSEEIQVVISDVRLPDAYGIDLISKIKELNPLIEIIMLTAYGTIQDGVTAIKMGAFDYITKGDEDNKIILLAERAMEKVTLKSKLEKLESRIIERYNFDNIQGESFLINEAKTLARKVAATDTPVLLIGETGTGKEIFAQAIHNSSLRSGNHFVAVNCSAIAKDLLESEMFGYKAGAFTGALKNKKGLFEEADNGTLFLDEIGEMDYALQSKLLRVTETNSFIKTGDTKPTTVDVRIIAATNRHLEDDIKNEKFRLDLFYRISTFKIEIPSLKERKEDIPQLAKIFINQFSQKTKKKILNIEEDFYKCLLEYNYPGNIRELRNIIERAVILNEGGILTSDSLPKELREQKVLQTEYDAALSIEQVEKQHIINILEMTKGSKTKAAELLGIGLTTLYRKLQVYNLE